Below is a window of Syngnathus acus chromosome 8, fSynAcu1.2, whole genome shotgun sequence DNA.
AATGTTCGCCAACCATGATCTGAAAGAAGAACCAGGCCTGCTGCAGCGCCGCTTCCCTCACGTTGCTAGTGCTGACGACCCACTGGAGAGCCAGCTCTTCGTGGAGCAGCTAGACGAGGACCGAGACGCGGCAAGTTTTAGATCATATAAATTGAAACCGAATGAGGCGGAATTCatgcaaacaaagaaaatctaCAATGAATTAGAACAGGCGATTGTAAATGACACAAAGAGttgatgaaaacacaaaacactgGCTGAATTAGTTTGGTCGACGTGGTTTACCTTTTTCATAATCTGCCTCGCGGGGGCCGAAAATGAGGCCACGCTGTCCAAAAAGGCAGACATGCGAATGTTGCTGCGGTCGTTTGCCTAACTCGGCGTGATGGTGaggtgaacacacacacatacagatgAGGACAACgtgggggggaagggggggagtGACAAATGGAACTACAGTCGTCGTGTGGCATGCAAGAACTCAAAAAGCGGTTCGGAAAGCGACAGATGATGAGAAAtgcaggtgggggggggtgcggCATGCAGAATGAGAAGCAACCTGTGGAGCACAGAGATAGCAAAGGAAAGGACTGCTGAGAGATAATCCACCAGATTAAGGGCTGCACGAAAAATCTAAATCAGaccacttgttttgttttgtcgagAGAATCCCCCTCTTAATGGCTAAATAATTCGTGATCTCAAAATCGTGCAGCTCTAAACCGCGATGGAAGCTGGTGGGAAGGTTGCGAGGGCTTCGGCACCTGCTTGAGCTCACAGCTGGAGTTGGGGTTCCGGCGTAGCACAGATCTGGAGCCCCCGGGGGCACAAGCAGAGTTTACCCAGGAGTGGGAACGATCAATGCCCTGAACAAGAATACACACGCGCAGACACACGCAGACAGTGTGGCAAGAGGCGAGGGCACGGTAAATAATTGTTTGGAGAACTGCCATCAAAGCCAAAATTGGGGGAAACAGAGAGAGCAAATCAAAGTATGGGAGAGGGAAACAAAGAATTGGAGCTACACAAAAGGCACAGAAGCACAAAGCGTAATTGACATTAAATGACATAATTCAACATAATTGCTAATTGACTCTGCTGGAAAGAATTGAGGCAAAACAGAACAGTAATTGCAGCATAACGGAGGAATAATTCCACAAAAAAGGTGCTGAAAACATGACACGAATATAAAATGGATTCTTTGAAATATGTCAACAAATACAATGTGACAACAAATAAATGGAAAGTAAGGCTTTGAATGAAAAGCGGGGTACCTTGCTGCCGATGATCCTTTGCACTTCTTCGTCAGGAGAAACTGGAGAGCTGGGCAAGTCGGGGTCGGAGTTGCTGATACTTTTCGAGCGGGCCAAGTTAAGGCTGCTCGGCCGGCCCGTCGCTCTGGAGAAGGTGGCGTACTGCAACGGCATCTCGTAGGACATGGTGCCGGCATCTGGCGAAAAATACGTGTCGGAAAATTACGACCAATCATACGAGGTTATTTTCCCCCTTTGGACTCAACAGCTTACTTGGCGGCGGAATTGTTGGCTCAGCAGTTGGCAGACGGAAGCAGTAGTGAATGTAGGACGCCAGCAGGTTGTTGCGTCCGTGCTGGTCCAAGTTGCCCTCCAGATTTTTGTGGATTTGGTTGACCAAAAGAGCCATGGCTTCAAAGGCGGCGCGGCCAAGATTAACTGCAAACGAGCCAAGAACAATATTGAACGTGGGGGGGGTGATAAATCACAAGCGTGACTCACACGGAAACAAAAGCTGCGGAACCAGAATCCAACGTTAGCGTGTGCTCACCGATTTGCCCCGCGATGACGGGCGGGTAGACGATGAGCTGAATGAGTTTGTTGAGCAGCTGGTGGAGGAACCTGACGCAGGTGTCCAGCAGTGCCCCCCTCAGCGCGGCCATGCTGGCCTTAAGCTCGCCCTCCATGTTGGCCTCGGTGATGATCACGTCTTTGAGGCGGAAAGGGAAGGAGTACTCCTCCAGCACGTACACTAACGTAAAGAACTTGTCCAAGTGGGGGTCCTGGGGAATGTATGACACTTGAGATATTTTTAGAAATTCTCGACATCTGGAGGCGAAATGAAGTGATTTTGTCACAGGTTCCCTGAGGTTTGGCAAATATCTTTGGCGTACCTGTGTGTGCACTGAAGACGTCGCTGTCACCTCCACGTTGAACACACCTTTGTGATTATCCACCCACTTCATGCCTGGCAGCTGAACCTGCCGAGGTGACACGCGACCCATTTAACTCAGTCAACTCGCATGCCGAGcttttgctgtcattttccatttgtcaCGTCGAGCCCACTCACGTCGGGGGTGAGCACCGAGTAGCTGGCCGGGGGCTTTTCCACCGAGACGGGCAAACTGAAGGAGCCCGTGCGCAGTCGGCCGTGCTGCATTAGAGGGATCCACTGcgggcggaaaaaaaaaaaaaaggagatgcGTGTCTTACTGGCGGTTAGGCTACAGAGGGAGCTGTCAAACAGTGCACTGAGCGTGGGTTGAGGTTTCTCACAGTGTAGCCCACTGGAGTCTCCAGGGGAGTGTTCTGTTTAGGTTGGCAGCTGATGTGGTAGAAGGTAAAGAGAAGATGGTGGTTGTCTGTGAGGTTGGCAGGAATTTTTAGCTTCATCTCCTCGTAGAACTCGGGAGACCTGAGGGAGGAGGGTGGGCAAAAGTTAAATACTCATCTTAGCCAAGGAACTCTGTAGGGAATtccagcaggcatgttgaagAAACAGGATCATACTTGTTGTGGTAGATGATAGGGGTGCAAGCCTCTTTGGTGAACTCGGCGCAGCTCGACTTCCCAAAGATGACCTGCACAAAGACACGATGACGAGAAGATAACTTTAAAAGATCAATAGATGGCACACATCAGGCAGCGTCATCGGCCAAACAGTTTAACAACAATACTTGCGCCAAGTTACCTGTCagaaaagtttttatttttttggggtgttgTTTGAGGTGGTGTCTCCATTCGctaaaacatcaacaaagtaGTTTCTTACTTCTTACACAGGTTTGAAATTGCGCAATACTTGGAAGGAACATAGCCTCTCCTTTTTAGGGGTTCAAATTCAAGTTTATGTGTCAAATTAACTAATCCATCTTCACACAGGCTCACTAAATGTCCTTCATCCCAGCCTCTTTCTCCGCTTTGAAGATCTTCCACAAAAGACGTCTATATAATATTTCACCGCCCTGCGGCTGTTCTTTTCCGAGGGAATTACATTCTCTCACGTGGCGGGGAAAAGGCGGTGACTCACCGGCAAAGCTTGGCTGGGGTCCTCTGCTGCCATGAACTGAACTTTCACAGCGATGTTCCTCACCGAGCCCTGGCGGCTGCTGAAGTTTAGACTTTGTGGGTAAACGTACAGCAGGTTCCTGACAGGCAGAGAGAGGGCATATGAATTGATTTTCatttaaagtttttaaaacattCATTGTGAATGCATGTAATAACATTCAGAAAAACACACTGTAAAAGTGTGACCTAGAACTGACTGCGCTTGGTGAAAGTGACCCTACGCCAGGCTACTTCAAACATTAGAGGTAACTCAAGGTCACATCTTAAAACAGCTGATTTTGCCCCACCCCCTCAAAACATGTTTACTCACCCACTACTGACACATTAAGTCTGTATTTGATACAAAAAAACGACTttattgtgacaaaaaaataaataaaatgaagataCAAATGTTTGTGACCCATCTCGAGAATGTCAatgattgcatttttaaagaaGGTCACAAGGACCAAGGTCATGACCTGTGATCGAACCATAACCGAGCTAATGTTTGACCAATTCTTGCATGTACACATCTAATAAAAGGCTCGTCAGCTGCCCTCATGCTTCATCCTCCAGTCGGTATGCCAGTGAGATATGTCCACAAATGCTCAATTGTTCATTATGCTGGTTGTCTGACTTTGAAATCAGGACATTGTCCCTAAGCGACTTGGATTGCAgtcgggagaaaaaaaaaacagcgccTTTGGACTGACAAAGTGAAAGAGAAGATAAATCTCCTTTGAATTTGCGGGTGACTGCTATCAAATGATGATCTGGAGCCTGcgcttgttttatttgtccGCGTTACTCGGCGCAGTTCGCGCCCGCCCCGTCAAGCATGCGGACAGAGCGGCCCCGCGGGAGGACGTCAACGTTCTGATATTTGGCGTCCTTCAGTTGGGCGAGTCTCTCAACAGCGTGTACGAAAACACCGAGGGCAAGGTGGCTAACATTCTGCTGACTATGAAGGAGCACGAGGGCGCTCTCAGGCGGCTCGGCGAGCAGACGGCGCAGGCTGGCGAGGTGGAGAAACAGATGAAGGAAGTGATAGAGCTGCTGCAGGTCAGCAAACACAAGATTGTGTGCGTGCCGTCGTTAGAGTCAATGCCCGTTATCGGAAAGCAGAGCAGCATGTCGCTCGAGATGAAAATCAGAAGTCTAGATGTGACGACTGAGCACACACAACAAAGTGGCTTTGAGCGATTGAGGATAATACGTGCAAGATGCTTTTTTGGCAGGAGCAGATGTTCCAGCAAGAGACTCAGGCCAAGACGGCTGAGGGTCGGCTGGCTGACATCGAGCGGGAGCAGGCGCAGCTTCGGACCAAAGTGAAAAGCTTCGAGGCCTATCTAAACAGCACGTTCCCCGCGAGCATCAAAGAGCTGCAGGTGAGCTGAACTTTCCCCGTCACACTTGCCAGACAGCGTTTTTAAGTGGGGCGGATCTCACCGCGAGGCTTATCTTTATGGGCTTCGCCGATTTTAGGAACGAGCTGCCTTTAATGCCAGTATCTTGAAAGGTCTGCTGCATTTGACCCAGTTTCAAAAGCAGAAGATTGACAAGCACGCCAAGCAACTCGCCGCACTGCAGAGGCTGGTGAGTGGCGACGCAAGCGTGGGCTCGGCATTGTCAGTCTTCAGTGAAGCGCTATGAAATTTCAAAAGGATGATCGTCGTCATCGGCACTGAACACCCCCACGGCACTCCCTTTCACCAGTGTAATGTTATAAATGTCACCTTATcaatttgtttgctgttgcatATTATGTATTGCGTTTCGTGCACTGTGTTGATGATTAAAGACCTTGTATTTAAAACGTTTCCACTTACTTTGgtataaataaaacttttattaGCTCATTAAATTGAGAATTTCCTTCCCACGCAAGAACACAGAGAGTTGATTGGTTAAAGAGAAAAGGGGAATGTGGTGGGGCTACTTTGTGACTGCTCACCTGTAGGTGGTATGCGGCGTATATACATAACGAGCAGGAAATTCCAGCACTTCTTTAGTGGGGCGGACCCGCAAGTCCGGGTAGGGCTTAACGTGCAGCAGCTCGGGTGACAGGCAGTAATGAGGCGAGTCCGGCGCCGGGGAGATGTCGATTTTCAACTGAGCTGTGAGCGGGAAAGAGCGACGTGGACAAATGAGATCTCGGTCGCTGAATAAATTTAGGGAATAATTGCTTGAAAGCGACTTTAAAGTTCACCTGTGACAGGCCTTAGTCGGCGCAGGACGGAAGATGGCCGCCGCATGTCTGCCAGAAACTTGTATAAATCTTCGTCACTTAGTCTGTCACCTTCctatcaaaaagaaaagcaattcaGGTTTTGTAAAGCAAAATTGAAAAGCTTAGAGGGCTTTCATATTAATTATGCGACATGACGTTCATAACCTTGAAATGTCTGAACCATCTGTCTGTGCCAACTACTGTATTTAATGCACCTGTTTGAAAAAGTTGGTGACAGTCAACGTGGCCGGACGGAAAGTGGCAAAGTTACACATGTCGTCGCTGACACTCAGCCGCTCATATccccgcttcttcttctcgtTCCACGTGCCGTGGCCTTTGCGCTCTGGCAAGGGGGAGAGACAAGCCAGATGATGCAAGATAGCAAATGTTGAATATTTGATCTCATCATATCATGTCTGGGTGCTGTACCAGAGTCGGAGTCCGGGTCCAAGCGGTCCAGACTTCCCACGCTGCTGACGATGTTGAGAAGGTGAATGGCTGTCCAGGCGAAAGGCATTCGAAAGCAGCCGAGGCGATTGCAAGACTGCTCTGCCTGCAGACGCAGTTTCTCCAGCTTCtccttgtgcttttttttgcagaaagaCGTAGCCGTTACGTAACATAAAAATTGAAAGCGATCCAACAAATAAAGCCAACAGAGTTTGCAAAGGCCAGTCGATTGGTAAATATTGCCCCGGACAGAATTGAGCAATAAGACAGTAAGATCATCCCCCGTGCGTGCCGGCTGCAGGTCATGACCTCTGTGACATTACCTTAGAAGAGTCGGATTCTTTCATGACCATGTAGGGTTCGCAGCATTCTCCGATGTCTCCTTGCTGGAGAACCTTTTCGAGCTGCAGGAGCAGAAGCATTCATATTCGGCATCATTTGGACGAGACACTTCAGAGAACGGATGAGCTCATTCATGAGCCAATGAAAGAACTGTCAGCATTAATTCACATTACTCCGCGGaattacacccccccccccccccacacacacacactttaccTTAATGACCAAGAAGATATCAGCGGACGGGTACGTGATGGAAAATATGGCCGAGCGCGCCAGAGTGGAAATGGCGATGTGAGGCGTGTGGGGCTTCAGCAGGCTTTTCATCTGATCCGAGTTCAGGTCGAAATAGAAATCCTCGGAAATCTGTCGGGAATCGAGCGATACGGGAAAGGTTGGGGGCGGGAAGAGATGGGAAAAGGGGGAAGAAAATGCCACAAGGTAAGGCAGGGCCAAATTCAATAAGGCCTGCATGAGCTCAGCGTTTGACCGAATTAATGCAATTACACTGATACAATACAATTatacctttttcttttccttgacATCATACAGGGCGAGCGATCCAAATATCGGTTCGATTTCAATCTCAAATCTGAAACCATAAAGATGACCGTTAGTCTCTGTAATAAATGCCAACGGGGAAAATTGCTGGACTGCACATATCACCCACTTGAGAGAGAGACACTTGACCATGATTCTCTGACCACAATGTTCTTTGGGCACTTTGGGGACAGAGCATCGCTCCACAGCTTCGTCCTGGATATatggggggaagaaaaacgcgcacacacacaagcaaaagCGTCATGGCAACGCGTGATGGCAAGAAAGGGAGCAAATGGAAAGCAAACGCAACATGCAGTGAGGACGTTTCAAATTCTCTCGGCCACATCCTGGGAAAATAGCTTGGACCCAAGAAGTCAACAATGACACACACCTCATCGGGGGGCGGGTAGAGACCCAACAGGTCACTATGGCGACCCTGCAGGCGAGCCTCTATATTGTGACAGTCCATGTCCTCGGGCCCTGTGCGCTCCAGCACGGACGGCAGGAGCACGTCAGGGGCCGAGTTCTCCAGGTCGAAGATACTAGACCCGCAGCTGCCCCGCGGCGTCTCGTCGATGCAAGTGGACCGCCGCTTTGCGTCATCCTGATGAAAGAGACGAAggagggacacacacacacacatcatgtGTTCAACAACTCGTTCCAGATGCTGTTGAAAGCTGAGGTGAACAATGTGCTTGGGCTCAAATTTCTTTTCCTTTATTCATCCAGACTTACGTCAGCTCATGTGGCCAATGCGTAGTATTGCGTAATGTAGTGTCAgatcattaggtacacctgcacattCCAAACTTGCTTATATTTGTGAAGCCATACAGCTCTTGCATTGGATCTCGTGAGACTGCAAGTGTGCCTCATGAAGTGACAAGTGTCTGAAGCTACCTGGTCGTCTTGGCGCTCGGGGGCAGCGGCTTCATCCAGCTCAAAGTTCTGTTTGAGCAGACCTCGTTGCCTCTCGCGCTGTCGCTCGGAGCTGTGCGGGCTGAGCATGGTGCTGTAGTGCTGATATCTAACAAAACGGGGGAGCAGAAGCAAAGTTTACACTGGTGACGCGATTAAAACACAGGATTCAACTGGTTCCCGTGCATGTGGCAGTTACTTTCTCTGAATGACAAGCCAGTCATCTGTGTAGACAGCCAAGGCATCTCTCACTCTGGGATCCAGTGCcctgtggaagaaaaaaaaaaacacatgaataATTAAGCAGAGTGTGCCCTTAATATCCTTCAATGTCACAGAGAGAAATGCTTTGTTCCAATATCGACGTCACATTTGTCACGCGCTATCGTAAAAATTGTGTTTCGACATGAAGGACGGCTTGCTtactcttcctcctcaggcAGCGGCGGCTCCAGCGTGTTACACTCCTTGTCCATGTGGTGGAGCTCCAGGTCGTCCTGAGGGAACTCCACCAGCTGCCTGAGGGGGCCGAGCTCCACCCCGGGAGCGTGACTGCTCACATATTCCTCAAAATCCACCGGCTCCACTACCTCTGTCAGGGGTAACTGCAGAGGAAAGAAGACAAGAAGTCAGTCAGATGTCTTAAAATCACATGAACGCAGTTATGCTTGACTGACTCTGGGTTATCCCATTTTCCCTCACAGACCGAGTCTATGTCTGAAAACATGTGTCGCCCTTCCATCAGAGCATGTACGACATATCTAAACACGGCATCTTAAACAACAAGCCTTGTGCATTCATAACCTTCTTttgaggaaggaaaaaaaaaaaaaacgctacCTCTacaacaggggtgtcaaactcatttttgacCAATcacagactagtaaaaactgctCAAATAGTTTAAATAGATGAATTGTAATAAATATTACTAGcaatatctatttttaaaaagtgaaggcaatttgtaattttagtaatgacacccAGTCAATGCATAATTTGTCTTCTCGGGCtacataaaataatgtggcGTGCCATATTTGGTTCCCGGGCCTTGCGTTTGACACCTTTGCTCTACAAACTGCGGTAACAGTTTTTTAGTCCTTCTCTTTGAAGCCGTTTCAACAAAGCTCCGTCCATTGACTCACTAATTGCAGCTTTCGAGCCAGGGGTAAACAAAGTTAAATACGGGGTGACTCACGGGATGGTACACAGTTCCTCGCTTTTTGGACATCAGGGGTGAGCCGTACTCTCGGGACACTTGCTTCCGAACCTCTGCAGCGACAGTCCtgacaaagaagaaacacaagggatgaaacaacaacagcaacaacaaaagtgctatatgtcaataaaaatgaaatattaaaagccAAGATACCCTTACATGATTAATTGAGTATGGGCATTTGATGTAGCACCGCTAACTAAATTGAATCTAATTGtactaccaaaaaaaaaaaaaagacaaaacattgATTACAGCATTCGTTTTTGCGCCAAGGCCGCAAAAGTTGAAActccttgttttcaaatccTAATCCAAGGGACCTTTCCAATTCTTTCTTCTGGAAGCTTTGATGCTGTTTCCCATGTATTATGCCATCACTTTTGTCAAGATGATGCTCAGCCAACAGCTGTTCTCAATGGACATCTcttacaaaataatttaaaaaaaagagtcgaGCTGGCGTACGGGCACGGTGCCGGAGCTCGGGCTCGTCTCTTTGAGGGAGTAACAGCAAATGACAGGCTTTAAGAAGGGGGGTGGAAAAACAACCCCACCACAATCCGCCTCAATAAGACACCAAGCAGCTGCAACTAGAAAGTCACCGAATAGCAGTTTGTATCACGCGGACAGCTGCAATGGCGAGGCCTCATCATTACATACATATGGTCGATGTGTTAACCAATCTTTTCCCACCACTCAAATTCCATGAGCCAGAgagacccccccaaaaaactgaGACCCATTCTGTGGAATGCCTTGTTTCTGCTGTTCAGTCTGAGCACCTCGAAGTTAAAACAGGAAATGGGAAAAGCTATCGACCACAAGGGCAATAGCCAGCACATAACTTCCCACCCTTTCCTGCATCCGGCAAGACACAATAGTGCAGCCGAGGAGAGACGAGCTTCATGGAAACAATACACTGACTGGAACATCTCTCTGTGCTGCTATGCAGAGTGCTCCACAAAATGCATTCATGTGATGGGGTCCAAAATGATAAACACTCCTCAGGAATGAGTAGTGAGATCAATAGtagcacttcctgttttgttgtGTAGAAAGACTGCAAGGTTAAGCCACAGACACTTCAATTAAGACTGAAGATAAGATGATTTGCAGGTAAACCCCTCAACCTCCGGTTGGCAAATGGGGAAACTGAAGCTGTAAATAGATTAACACACACTGCCAGAGTGTTTTAATGATATCAAGATGACTGGCTGTCATGACTGTCCACGCATAACGGGAAAACACAACGCTGTCACAATTAGCTACTAGCAAATGACGTCACACTAGCGGCTTAGCTTTAGTTGTACAGTTGGATGACACTCGCGCGAGACACCACTAATAACACTTTAACGGCCTATTAAGTCCTTTTAATTAACACTACCTCCAAACACTCTTCCATTAAATTGCCTAATTAAAGTAATGAGCTAAATTGGTTATGCTACACCTTAGAAAAAGCGCTTCACAAGGCGGCACCACAGCTAAACAATAACTTCTCACCGGTTGATTTTGTGAGCAAACGCCCGCCTTTCGCTCGCTGTGGACGTC
It encodes the following:
- the LOC119125919 gene encoding angiopoietin-like protein 8 isoform X4, whose product is MMIWSLRLFYLSALLGAVRARPVKHADRAAPREDVNVLIFGVLQLGESLNSVYENTEGKVANILLTMKEHEGALRRLGEQTAQAGEVEKQMKEVIELLQEQMFQQETQAKTAEGRLADIEREQAQLRTKVKSFEAYLNSTFPASIKELQVCCI
- the LOC119125808 gene encoding dedicator of cytokinesis protein 7-like isoform X5, with amino-acid sequence MTSTASERRAFAHKINRTVAAEVRKQVSREYGSPLMSKKRGTVYHPLPLTEVVEPVDFEEYVSSHAPGVELGPLRQLVEFPQDDLELHHMDKECNTLEPPLPEEEEALDPRVRDALAVYTDDWLVIQRKYQHYSTMLSPHSSERQRERQRGLLKQNFELDEAAAPERQDDQDDAKRRSTCIDETPRGSCGSSIFDLENSAPDVLLPSVLERTGPEDMDCHNIEARLQGRHSDLLGLYPPPDEDEAVERCSVPKVPKEHCGQRIMVKCLSLKFEIEIEPIFGSLALYDVKEKKKISEDFYFDLNSDQMKSLLKPHTPHIAISTLARSAIFSITYPSADIFLVIKLEKVLQQGDIGECCEPYMVMKESDSSKHKEKLEKLRLQAEQSCNRLGCFRMPFAWTAIHLLNIVSSVGSLDRLDPDSDSERKGHGTWNEKKKRGYERLSVSDDMCNFATFRPATLTVTNFFKQEGDRLSDEDLYKFLADMRRPSSVLRRLRPVTAQLKIDISPAPDSPHYCLSPELLHVKPYPDLRVRPTKEVLEFPARYVYTPHTTYRNLLYVYPQSLNFSSRQGSVRNIAVKVQFMAAEDPSQALPVIFGKSSCAEFTKEACTPIIYHNKSPEFYEEMKLKIPANLTDNHHLLFTFYHISCQPKQNTPLETPVGYTWIPLMQHGRLRTGSFSLPVSVEKPPASYSVLTPDVQLPGMKWVDNHKGVFNVEVTATSSVHTQDPHLDKFFTLVYVLEEYSFPFRLKDVIITEANMEGELKASMAALRGALLDTCVRFLHQLLNKLIQLIVYPPVIAGQIVNLGRAAFEAMALLVNQIHKNLEGNLDQHGRNNLLASYIHYCFRLPTAEPTIPPPNAGTMSYEMPLQYATFSRATGRPSSLNLARSKSISNSDPDLPSSPVSPDEEVQRIIGSKLQFFVSLSHTLICSLCFPQFWL
- the LOC119125919 gene encoding angiopoietin-like protein 8 isoform X1, whose amino-acid sequence is MMIWSLRLFYLSALLGAVRARPVKHADRAAPREDVNVLIFGVLQLGESLNSVYENTEGKVANILLTMKEHEGALRRLGEQTAQAGEVEKQMKEVIELLQEQMFQQETQAKTAEGRLADIEREQAQLRTKVKSFEAYLNSTFPASIKELQERAAFNASILKGLLHLTQFQKQKIDKHAKQLAALQRLVSGDASVGSALSVFSEAL
- the LOC119125919 gene encoding angiopoietin-like protein 8 isoform X2 is translated as MMIWSLRLFYLSALLGAVRARPVKHADRAAPREDVNVLIFGVLQLGESLNSVYENTEGKVANILLTMKEHEGALRRLGEQTAQAGEVEKQMKEVIELLQMFQQETQAKTAEGRLADIEREQAQLRTKVKSFEAYLNSTFPASIKELQERAAFNASILKGLLHLTQFQKQKIDKHAKQLAALQRLVSGDASVGSALSVFSEAL
- the LOC119125919 gene encoding angiopoietin-like protein 8 isoform X3, which codes for MMIWSLRLFYLSALLGAVRARPVKHADRAAPREDVNVLIFGVLQLGESLNSVYENTEGKVANILLTMKEHEGALRRLGEQTAQAGEVEKQMKEVIELLQEQMFQQETQAKTAEGRLADIEREQAQLRTKVKSFEAYLNSTFPASIKELQFQKQKIDKHAKQLAALQRLVSGDASVGSALSVFSEAL